One genomic window of Paenibacillus xylanilyticus includes the following:
- a CDS encoding ATP-binding protein, which yields MHRVPQYVWVTIGITLLTPLLHVIGMSSDLVNVSLIYLFPILVSAVYWGLGPAIYAASLSVIMFDFFFVPPNLSFTVADLRYIFSFIVYLAVAVLTATLSSRLRQQLDMVRKREATTNSLYALSRQMTAVTDLDTLLHHIAKQVSHTLGTQAAVYLPDAHDELNVTASADDLGTAVWGGEESEIAIAKWVYRNGETAGRGSTSLRESSGLYVPLRTEDQIHGVLAVRMEARDIQEQREQLQLLEACGGLAASAIARVKLAEEARVAQMTAESERIRTALLDSVSHELRTPLTTIIGSATGLIENDAIFTPEDRKELTGNIRDGAMRMNRLVTNLLGMVKLESGMLQLRRKWCDVGDMISVVLTQVREFSQHRSIRVDLPDQPLFICGDEVLLEQVLINVVSNAIKYSPDYSEIVLTVTRDERNARLTIVVADNGVGIPDVDKERIFEKFYRSESSRHVTGTGLGLAICKGIVEVHGGTIRADSNPGGGTRMNISLPMEASEALFPYRGQGEVE from the coding sequence TTGCACCGAGTTCCCCAATATGTATGGGTAACCATTGGCATTACCTTGTTAACCCCACTGCTGCATGTCATCGGCATGAGTAGTGATCTGGTTAACGTCTCACTCATTTACCTGTTTCCCATTTTGGTGAGTGCCGTTTACTGGGGATTGGGCCCTGCAATCTACGCAGCGAGTCTTAGCGTAATCATGTTTGACTTCTTTTTTGTACCTCCGAATCTCAGTTTTACCGTTGCGGATCTGCGATATATTTTTTCCTTTATTGTGTATTTGGCCGTAGCGGTGTTAACAGCCACCCTTTCCAGTCGCTTGCGTCAGCAGCTGGATATGGTTAGGAAGCGTGAAGCCACTACCAATTCATTGTATGCGCTCAGCCGCCAGATGACGGCTGTCACGGATCTGGATACACTGCTCCATCATATTGCGAAGCAAGTATCACATACACTGGGTACCCAGGCTGCCGTATATTTGCCTGATGCTCATGATGAGCTGAACGTAACGGCATCTGCCGATGACCTGGGAACTGCAGTCTGGGGTGGAGAGGAATCAGAGATCGCGATTGCCAAGTGGGTGTACAGGAATGGCGAAACTGCGGGGAGAGGTTCTACCAGCCTGCGGGAATCCTCCGGTCTATACGTTCCCTTGCGTACGGAAGATCAGATACACGGCGTGCTTGCCGTCCGTATGGAGGCCCGTGATATTCAGGAGCAGCGGGAACAGCTGCAATTGCTGGAGGCCTGTGGAGGGCTAGCTGCCAGTGCAATTGCTCGCGTCAAACTGGCAGAGGAAGCAAGGGTTGCACAGATGACTGCCGAATCAGAGCGCATTCGCACGGCTTTGCTGGACTCTGTGTCCCACGAACTGCGGACGCCCTTAACGACGATCATTGGATCCGCTACAGGATTGATCGAGAATGACGCTATATTTACCCCGGAAGATCGGAAGGAGCTGACGGGCAATATTCGGGATGGTGCCATGCGCATGAACCGACTGGTGACCAATTTGCTGGGCATGGTGAAGCTGGAGAGCGGCATGCTGCAGCTGCGCAGGAAATGGTGTGACGTTGGGGACATGATCAGCGTGGTGTTAACCCAAGTAAGGGAATTCAGCCAGCATCGGAGTATTCGTGTGGATTTGCCGGACCAACCGTTATTTATATGTGGAGATGAAGTGCTGCTGGAACAGGTGCTGATCAATGTGGTCAGCAATGCGATTAAATATTCCCCTGACTATAGCGAGATTGTCCTCACAGTTACGAGGGATGAGAGAAATGCCAGGCTGACCATTGTGGTAGCGGACAATGGCGTGGGTATTCCCGATGTGGACAAGGAGCGGATTTTTGAAAAGTTTTACCGATCAGAATCTTCTCGTCATGTGACGGGCACAGGACTGGGACTGGCTATATGCAAAGGGATCGTTGAGGTTCACGGAGGGACGATTAGAGCAGATTCCAATCCGGGAGGCGGAACAAGAATGAACATCAGTTTGCCCATGGAAGCGTCGGAAGCATTATTTCCCTATAGAGGACAAGGAGAGGTTGAGTAA
- a CDS encoding histidine kinase → MHESFKRRSAEDLLKMITKLQQGTLTIYIGPVSGSGKTYHMLREGNTLRQQGIDVVICAVSTMQRPETVEQLGELERIPSIHWYRQRDGMEMKDLNIDALLERNPEVVLVDGLAHRNREGALHATRLEDIQYLLKHNISVITTVNVYELEGYTELARKLTGIAADYTVPAGTLELADEVKLIDVTPETVLTRLAEGHLKGYEGEALLRQGNLGILRELALKLVAEGVNESLREHREEMGITMTTGIMERVLVSTQYHWNGSIYIRRGQQIAKRLNGDLCVVTFRDMKKALTKEATVFRRNMIKLVEKFGGAFEELPMTHRRRIPSTLARYAARQQITRIVMGHSRHTRWQELWQGSVINSLLHKLQGVDLFLLADRTELDGERVLPAKLPDTRSTTYRRLSDQEVKKQIGQIQRGKFKVYIGAAPGVGKTYMMLREGNDLLRKGIDVRIGLLETHNRAETMEQIGQLLVIPRDHRTYQGVALEEMDTEAILRLCPEVVLVDELAHTNVPGSVRKKRYEDVLHLLDAGISVITTVNVQHLESLNDAVEHITGIRVRETVPDQILQMADEVQLIDVAPQALRQRMREGKIYAAAKVEQALANFFRIGNLIALRELALRELADDVDERLEAKEQKSALRGPWRRQEAVFVCVSSDKHAERLIRRGFRTAYRLKAVWHVHHVHVGRAMSDEVKDQLEALEQLTVRLGGEFHIHYSEKLRKVSSILASKAAEEKATQLVVGQAKRLWWLNGYRGAGSVVNRLVRLSRHMDVLIVADYDYDPSGM, encoded by the coding sequence ATGCACGAAAGCTTCAAGCGCAGATCAGCCGAGGACCTCCTGAAGATGATTACGAAGCTGCAGCAGGGCACGCTCACCATCTATATCGGTCCGGTCAGCGGTTCTGGCAAAACCTATCATATGTTAAGAGAAGGAAATACGCTGCGCCAGCAAGGCATTGATGTGGTGATCTGCGCGGTATCGACCATGCAAAGACCCGAAACCGTGGAACAGCTCGGTGAGCTTGAACGGATACCGAGTATTCACTGGTACCGTCAGAGAGATGGCATGGAGATGAAGGATCTCAATATAGATGCTCTGCTGGAGCGCAATCCGGAAGTGGTGCTCGTTGACGGACTGGCGCATAGAAACCGCGAGGGCGCTCTGCATGCTACGAGGCTGGAGGATATTCAGTATCTGCTGAAACACAACATCAGTGTGATCACAACGGTAAACGTCTACGAGCTGGAAGGGTATACCGAACTGGCCCGTAAACTTACAGGTATTGCGGCAGATTATACCGTTCCTGCGGGGACACTTGAATTGGCTGACGAAGTGAAGCTGATCGATGTGACACCGGAAACGGTTTTGACCCGGCTTGCCGAAGGACATTTGAAGGGGTATGAGGGAGAGGCTTTGTTAAGGCAAGGCAACCTGGGCATTTTACGGGAACTGGCGCTGAAGCTCGTTGCCGAAGGAGTCAATGAATCCCTGCGTGAACACCGGGAAGAGATGGGCATTACCATGACAACAGGCATCATGGAACGGGTGCTGGTGTCGACCCAATATCATTGGAATGGATCCATTTATATTCGGAGAGGGCAGCAGATTGCGAAGAGACTGAATGGTGATTTATGCGTGGTCACGTTCCGCGATATGAAGAAGGCATTAACCAAGGAAGCCACGGTATTTCGCCGAAACATGATCAAGCTGGTGGAGAAATTCGGAGGAGCATTCGAGGAATTGCCCATGACGCATCGTCGCAGGATTCCATCCACCTTGGCACGTTATGCTGCCAGGCAGCAGATTACGCGAATTGTGATGGGTCACTCACGTCATACCCGCTGGCAGGAGTTATGGCAAGGTTCTGTCATCAACTCGCTCCTGCACAAGCTGCAGGGGGTAGACCTGTTCCTGCTTGCAGATCGAACCGAGCTGGATGGAGAACGAGTACTTCCCGCAAAATTGCCGGATACCCGCAGCACAACCTATCGCAGATTAAGCGATCAAGAAGTGAAAAAACAGATCGGCCAGATTCAGCGAGGCAAATTCAAAGTATACATCGGTGCAGCCCCGGGTGTAGGTAAAACCTATATGATGCTGCGGGAAGGCAACGATCTGCTCCGCAAAGGCATTGATGTTCGAATCGGCCTGCTGGAGACGCACAACCGGGCCGAGACCATGGAACAGATCGGACAGCTGCTTGTCATTCCACGGGATCATCGGACATATCAGGGAGTAGCATTGGAGGAGATGGATACGGAGGCTATTCTTCGCCTTTGTCCGGAAGTAGTGTTGGTGGATGAACTGGCCCATACCAATGTGCCCGGAAGCGTAAGGAAAAAACGTTACGAAGATGTGCTTCATCTGCTCGATGCAGGGATCTCGGTAATCACGACTGTTAACGTGCAGCATCTGGAAAGCCTGAACGATGCCGTAGAGCACATTACGGGAATTCGGGTCCGGGAGACGGTACCGGATCAGATTCTGCAAATGGCAGATGAAGTGCAGTTAATCGATGTTGCACCCCAGGCCTTGCGGCAGCGCATGCGGGAAGGTAAAATCTATGCAGCAGCCAAGGTGGAGCAGGCACTAGCGAATTTTTTCCGCATCGGTAATCTGATTGCACTGCGGGAACTTGCCCTGCGTGAACTGGCCGATGATGTGGATGAACGGCTGGAAGCGAAGGAGCAAAAAAGTGCGCTTCGGGGACCTTGGCGAAGACAGGAAGCGGTCTTTGTCTGTGTAAGCAGTGATAAACATGCGGAGCGGTTAATTCGCCGTGGTTTTCGCACGGCCTATCGGTTGAAGGCTGTATGGCATGTACATCATGTACATGTAGGCAGGGCAATGAGTGACGAAGTTAAGGATCAGCTGGAGGCCCTGGAACAGCTAACCGTCCGGCTGGGTGGGGAATTTCATATTCATTACAGTGAGAAACTGAGGAAAGTATCAAGTATTTTGGCAAGCAAGGCAGCGGAGGAAAAAGCAACGCAGCTGGTGGTTGGTCAAGCGAAGAGGCTTTGGTGGCTAAATGGCTATCGTGGTGCCGGATCGGTGGTCAATCGGCTGGTACGGCTGTCCAGACATATGGATGTATTAATAGTTGCAGATTACGATTATGATCCAAGCGGGATGTGA
- a CDS encoding response regulator encodes MTASQGARILVVDDEPQIRKLLKVTLQAHQFEIHECADGDEAVIQASIVHPDLIILDLGLPGMSGMDVLHRVREWSQVPIIVLTAKEREEDKIAALDGGADDYVTKPFGMGELVARIRVALRHVAKTTDEPVLRFGALTVDLAQRQVELDGLPIKLTPTEYDMLKVLASNAGKIITQRQLLQQVWGGHHHESDSHYLRVYVGHLRKKLKEDPTQPRFIQTEPGIGYRFLLQD; translated from the coding sequence ATGACGGCATCGCAAGGGGCACGCATATTGGTTGTAGATGATGAACCACAGATTCGCAAACTGCTGAAGGTGACCCTGCAGGCTCATCAATTCGAGATTCATGAATGCGCTGATGGCGACGAGGCTGTCATTCAGGCGAGCATCGTTCATCCGGACCTGATCATCCTCGATCTGGGTCTGCCGGGGATGTCCGGGATGGATGTGCTGCATCGGGTCCGCGAATGGTCTCAGGTGCCCATTATTGTGCTGACGGCGAAGGAGCGCGAGGAAGACAAGATTGCTGCGCTTGACGGTGGAGCCGATGACTATGTAACGAAGCCGTTTGGCATGGGTGAACTGGTTGCCCGGATTCGGGTTGCACTTCGCCATGTGGCGAAGACAACAGATGAACCTGTACTGCGTTTTGGAGCCCTCACTGTAGATCTGGCACAAAGGCAGGTGGAGCTGGACGGGTTGCCGATCAAATTAACACCCACAGAGTACGATATGCTCAAGGTTCTGGCTTCCAACGCCGGAAAGATCATTACCCAGCGCCAGCTGCTGCAGCAGGTATGGGGCGGGCATCATCATGAATCCGACAGTCACTACCTGAGGGTTTACGTGGGTCATCTGCGCAAAAAGTTAAAGGAAGACCCTACGCAGCCACGATTCATCCAGACCGAGCCGGGAATTGGCTATCGCTTTTTGCTTCAGGATTAG
- a CDS encoding AraC family transcriptional regulator, giving the protein MSPIEMNVVPMDWTQMELVLLFFGWENCDPSHYWGPGVRDSYVVHYIHEGRGTVRMEDREYHLTQGQGFAILPGTIIHYEADANDPWTYSWFGFKGVHAKTFMQRANLSPASPVFEASDPEVMDGLYENMVQATLRNGGDVFSQSLLYRLMAELISSSPDEDKPQRPLSTKDEYIRQAVQFMENRYSQKTSILDIAQSVRLDRTYLSGLFKEKYGKSLQAFFLEYRMNRAAELLQSSTLSVSEVAHSVGYTDPLLFSKMFKRVTGVSPKGSRERE; this is encoded by the coding sequence GTGAGTCCAATCGAGATGAACGTGGTGCCCATGGACTGGACACAGATGGAGCTGGTGCTGCTATTTTTCGGCTGGGAGAATTGTGATCCGTCTCATTATTGGGGTCCGGGGGTACGAGATTCCTATGTGGTTCATTACATTCATGAGGGACGGGGAACCGTTCGTATGGAAGACAGGGAGTACCATTTGACGCAGGGTCAGGGCTTTGCCATTCTGCCGGGTACGATCATTCATTATGAGGCCGATGCGAATGATCCTTGGACATACTCCTGGTTCGGATTTAAGGGCGTACATGCCAAGACATTCATGCAGCGGGCAAACCTGAGTCCAGCATCCCCTGTATTTGAAGCTAGCGATCCAGAGGTAATGGATGGTTTATATGAAAACATGGTTCAGGCCACATTGCGCAATGGTGGAGATGTATTCAGCCAGAGCCTGCTGTACCGATTAATGGCTGAACTGATCTCCTCCTCCCCTGATGAGGACAAGCCACAGAGGCCTCTTTCCACCAAGGATGAATACATCAGGCAAGCCGTTCAGTTTATGGAGAACAGGTACAGCCAGAAGACGTCCATCCTTGATATTGCGCAGTCCGTGCGTCTGGATCGTACGTATCTGTCCGGTCTGTTTAAGGAGAAGTACGGGAAGTCGCTGCAAGCCTTTTTTCTTGAATACCGGATGAATCGCGCAGCAGAGCTGCTGCAGAGTTCAACGCTTTCGGTCAGTGAGGTTGCCCACTCCGTGGGGTATACGGATCCGCTTTTATTTTCCAAGATGTTTAAGCGCGTGACAGGAGTCTCCCCGAAAGGTTCGAGAGAGCGGGAATAG
- a CDS encoding alpha-glucosidase/alpha-galactosidase, producing the protein MNKITFLGAGSTVFVKNVLGDVMMTEALQDFELALFDIDAERLNDSERLLTSMGRSLGSRCSVKKYTDRKEALRGAKYVINAIQVGGYDPCTITDFEIPKKYGLRQTIADTLGIGGIFRNLRTIPVMLDFARDMQEVCPDAWFLNYTNPMAVLTNVMNVHGGIKTVGLCHSVQVCVPHLFEALGMDQTGVVAKVAGINHMAWLLEVTRDGQDLYPEIKRLAREKQKEQHHDMVRFELMNRFGYYVTESSEHNAEYHPYFIKRNYPELIERFNIPLDEYPRRCVNQIEGWKEMREKLFASEHIEHTRSREYASHIMEAMETNRPYKIGGNVMNTGLITNLPREACVEVPCLVDGSGISPTYIGDLPPQLAALNRTNINTQLLTIEAAMTGKKEHIYHAAMLDPHTAAELSIDDIVAMCDELIEAHGDWLPKYTS; encoded by the coding sequence ATGAACAAAATTACGTTTCTCGGTGCAGGCAGCACCGTTTTTGTCAAAAATGTATTAGGTGACGTCATGATGACCGAAGCACTGCAGGATTTTGAATTGGCCTTGTTTGATATCGATGCCGAACGGCTGAATGATTCGGAGCGACTGCTGACCAGTATGGGCCGTTCTCTTGGAAGCCGTTGTTCCGTAAAAAAATACACAGACCGCAAAGAAGCACTGCGCGGTGCCAAATATGTGATTAACGCCATTCAAGTGGGCGGATATGATCCATGTACAATTACGGACTTCGAAATACCGAAGAAATACGGACTGCGTCAGACCATTGCTGACACCCTCGGCATTGGCGGTATCTTCCGTAATTTGCGTACCATTCCGGTCATGCTCGACTTTGCCCGGGACATGCAGGAAGTGTGTCCTGACGCCTGGTTCCTGAACTACACCAACCCGATGGCCGTCCTGACCAATGTCATGAACGTGCATGGAGGGATCAAAACGGTAGGTCTGTGCCACAGCGTGCAGGTATGCGTGCCTCACCTGTTTGAAGCACTGGGAATGGATCAGACAGGCGTAGTTGCAAAAGTGGCAGGAATCAACCATATGGCCTGGCTGCTGGAAGTAACGAGAGATGGCCAGGATCTGTATCCGGAGATTAAACGTCTGGCGAGGGAGAAACAGAAGGAGCAGCATCATGATATGGTGCGTTTCGAGCTGATGAATCGTTTTGGATATTACGTAACGGAGTCCTCCGAGCACAATGCCGAGTATCATCCATACTTTATCAAACGGAATTATCCGGAATTGATCGAACGCTTCAACATCCCGCTGGATGAATATCCGCGCCGCTGTGTGAATCAGATTGAAGGATGGAAGGAAATGCGCGAGAAGCTGTTTGCCAGTGAACATATTGAACATACGCGCAGCCGTGAATACGCTTCGCACATCATGGAAGCTATGGAAACGAACCGTCCATACAAAATCGGCGGTAATGTAATGAATACCGGCCTGATTACCAACCTGCCTCGTGAAGCCTGTGTCGAGGTGCCATGTCTGGTGGACGGGTCCGGAATCAGCCCAACATACATTGGCGACCTGCCTCCACAGCTGGCAGCACTAAACCGCACCAACATCAACACGCAGCTGTTGACAATTGAAGCGGCCATGACGGGCAAAAAGGAACATATCTATCATGCTGCCATGCTGGATCCACACACTGCTGCCGAGCTGTCCATTGATGACATCGTGGCCATGTGCGATGAACTGATCGAGGCTCATGGGGATTGGCTGCCGAAATATACATCCTAA
- the kdpB gene encoding potassium-transporting ATPase subunit KdpB has protein sequence MNPHHQGPSKKRLSGDIVRQASLDAFKKLNPMVMIKNPVMFIVEVGTFITLLLCIDPNLFTVSEAGRGYNMAVFLILLFTLLFANFAEALAEGRGKAQADTLRKTKSDTTAKLMQKDGTIRQVSSTQLKKGDIVRVEAGELIPTDGEIIEGLASIDESAITGESAPVIKEAGGDFSSVTGGTRVTSDYIVMRVQTDPGESFLDRMISLVEGAQRQKTPNEIALTTLLAVLTLIFLIVILTMVPMASYLGIRLDLATLIALLVCLIPTTIGGLLSAIGIAGMDRVTQFNVLAMSGKAVEAAGDIDTLILDKTGTITYGNRMASEFIPVQVVTVQEMTRAALQASVRDETPEGRSVVELAGKQGERWPEQEYADAESVEFTAETRMSGLNLGSGMQIRKGAVDAIKHHIASRGARIPADLDDISNRIAKAGGTPLAVAIDERIYGVIYLKDTVKPGLKEKFAEMRSMGIKTIMCTGDNPLTAATIALEAGVDDFIAEAKPEDKIAAIKKEQQAGKLVAMTGDGTNDAPALAQADVGLAMNSGTMAAKEAANMIDLDSDPTKLLSVVSIGKQLLITRGALTTFSISNDIAKYFAIIPAMFIIAMPQLQSLNIMNLASPQSAILSALIFNAIIIPLLIPIAMKGVKYRAMSAERLLGRNVLIYGVGGVIVPFIGIKLIDLILSGLHLV, from the coding sequence ATGAATCCCCACCACCAAGGTCCAAGCAAAAAGAGATTAAGCGGGGACATCGTACGGCAGGCCTCTCTGGACGCCTTTAAGAAACTTAATCCGATGGTTATGATCAAAAATCCCGTCATGTTTATCGTGGAAGTGGGTACGTTCATCACGCTGCTCTTATGTATCGATCCGAATCTTTTTACTGTATCGGAAGCGGGACGGGGTTACAACATGGCGGTGTTCCTCATCCTGTTGTTTACGCTGCTGTTTGCCAATTTTGCTGAAGCGCTCGCCGAAGGCCGGGGCAAAGCCCAGGCAGATACCTTGCGCAAGACGAAATCGGATACGACCGCCAAACTGATGCAAAAGGATGGGACAATTCGGCAAGTATCATCGACTCAGTTGAAAAAGGGAGATATTGTCCGCGTGGAAGCAGGAGAACTGATCCCCACGGACGGCGAGATTATCGAGGGATTGGCCTCCATAGACGAATCGGCCATCACGGGTGAATCGGCACCGGTCATCAAGGAAGCTGGCGGAGATTTTTCCTCCGTAACGGGAGGTACACGAGTTACTTCCGACTATATCGTCATGCGGGTACAGACCGATCCGGGAGAATCCTTCCTTGACCGGATGATCTCTCTGGTTGAAGGTGCGCAGCGCCAGAAAACACCAAACGAAATCGCGCTGACCACGCTGCTGGCCGTATTGACCCTGATTTTCCTGATCGTCATTCTGACGATGGTTCCGATGGCGAGTTACCTGGGCATTCGTCTTGATTTGGCGACACTGATCGCCTTGCTGGTTTGCCTTATTCCTACAACAATAGGCGGCCTGCTGTCCGCAATCGGGATTGCCGGAATGGACCGGGTCACGCAGTTTAACGTGCTTGCGATGTCAGGGAAAGCGGTGGAAGCGGCAGGGGATATTGATACGCTGATTCTGGATAAGACCGGAACAATTACGTACGGAAATCGCATGGCCTCCGAGTTCATTCCCGTTCAGGTTGTGACTGTGCAGGAGATGACCCGGGCAGCGCTGCAGGCCTCGGTTCGTGATGAGACGCCGGAAGGACGCTCCGTGGTGGAGCTTGCAGGCAAGCAGGGTGAGCGCTGGCCTGAGCAGGAATATGCAGATGCGGAAAGTGTGGAGTTTACCGCCGAGACCCGTATGTCAGGTCTCAATCTCGGCAGCGGAATGCAGATTCGTAAAGGCGCAGTCGATGCCATCAAGCATCATATTGCCTCCCGGGGTGCACGAATTCCTGCGGATCTGGATGACATCTCCAATCGCATTGCCAAGGCCGGAGGAACTCCCCTTGCCGTTGCGATCGATGAAAGGATTTACGGTGTAATCTATTTGAAGGATACAGTGAAGCCCGGTCTGAAGGAGAAGTTTGCCGAGATGCGGTCAATGGGCATCAAAACGATCATGTGTACAGGCGACAACCCTCTTACGGCAGCTACGATTGCACTGGAAGCAGGCGTGGATGACTTTATTGCCGAAGCGAAGCCGGAAGACAAGATTGCTGCAATCAAAAAAGAGCAGCAGGCAGGCAAGCTCGTTGCCATGACTGGCGACGGCACCAATGATGCGCCTGCCCTGGCGCAGGCCGATGTGGGCCTGGCGATGAATTCGGGTACCATGGCGGCCAAGGAAGCCGCCAACATGATTGACTTGGATTCTGACCCGACCAAGCTGCTGTCGGTGGTCTCCATTGGGAAACAGCTGCTGATCACACGCGGCGCACTGACCACCTTTTCGATATCGAATGATATTGCGAAGTACTTTGCCATTATCCCGGCGATGTTTATTATCGCCATGCCGCAGCTTCAATCGCTGAATATTATGAATCTGGCTTCACCGCAATCGGCCATTCTATCAGCATTGATCTTTAACGCAATCATCATCCCGCTGCTTATTCCGATTGCGATGAAGGGCGTAAAGTACCGGGCCATGTCTGCCGAGCGGCTGCTCGGACGAAATGTATTGATCTATGGCGTGGGTGGCGTGATCGTGCCCTTTATCGGGATTAAGCTGATTGACCTGATCCTTTCGGGGCTTCATCTGGTGTGA
- the nikB gene encoding nickel ABC transporter permease, translating to MFREHDFFWKSVYLRRPYPVLAERDVFFDMHGQVMYGVGDWGEDVRHVSRYIVKRFIQLAAVLFGISFLTFLLTYLSPGDPARLMLMSTGVTPSDELVQQVRVQLGLDQPFWIRYGSWLGQVLTGDFGTSYKYDRPVLDILLSRLPATLRLTGSALVLVILIAFPLGILSAVYRNNVLDYVIRLFSFAGLSMPSFWLGMLLMLVFGVQLKLLPVMGSSGWNSLILPACTLALPLIAQYIRQIRTVILEEMSQNYVTGARARGVKERVIMLQHILPNILLPIVTLMGMSTGALLGGAAIVESLFVWPGVGQMAVDAIFTRDYPLIQGYVIWMATIYVLLNLMVDLWTHLHDPRIRLDVDV from the coding sequence GTGTTTAGAGAGCATGATTTTTTCTGGAAATCTGTTTATTTAAGACGTCCTTATCCGGTACTAGCGGAGAGAGACGTCTTTTTTGATATGCATGGACAAGTCATGTACGGGGTTGGAGATTGGGGAGAGGATGTCAGACATGTGAGTAGATATATTGTGAAAAGATTCATTCAGCTGGCAGCCGTGTTATTCGGCATTTCGTTTCTGACGTTTCTGCTGACTTATCTGTCTCCGGGGGACCCGGCAAGGCTTATGCTCATGTCTACAGGGGTCACACCGTCGGACGAATTGGTACAGCAGGTGCGTGTCCAGCTGGGACTGGATCAGCCGTTTTGGATACGCTACGGAAGCTGGCTGGGACAGGTGCTTACCGGAGACTTCGGAACGTCCTATAAATACGACAGGCCTGTGCTCGACATTCTGCTGTCCAGGCTTCCAGCCACGCTTCGGCTAACAGGAAGTGCCCTGGTGCTGGTCATTCTGATTGCGTTTCCACTGGGCATTTTGTCCGCCGTCTACAGAAACAACGTGCTGGATTACGTCATACGCCTGTTTTCGTTTGCCGGGTTGTCCATGCCCAGCTTCTGGCTTGGGATGCTGCTCATGCTGGTGTTTGGCGTACAGCTCAAGCTGCTGCCCGTCATGGGGAGTTCGGGCTGGAACAGCCTGATATTGCCTGCATGCACACTGGCGTTACCTCTAATCGCCCAATATATCAGGCAGATCCGTACGGTCATTCTGGAAGAGATGTCCCAGAACTATGTCACGGGGGCCAGAGCCAGAGGAGTGAAGGAGAGAGTCATTATGCTGCAGCATATTTTACCCAATATATTATTGCCCATCGTTACGCTCATGGGCATGTCCACAGGCGCCCTGCTCGGAGGGGCAGCCATTGTGGAAAGTTTGTTCGTATGGCCGGGTGTAGGGCAGATGGCGGTGGATGCCATCTTTACAAGAGACTATCCCCTGATTCAGGGCTATGTCATCTGGATGGCAACCATCTATGTATTGCTGAATCTGATGGTTGATCTCTGGACACATCTGCATGACCCGCGGATTCGACTGGACGTGGATGTCTAA
- the kdpC gene encoding potassium-transporting ATPase subunit KdpC translates to MKTILPAIRLSVVLMLICGIVYPLVTTAAAQLLFPAEANGSLITQNGKVIGSSLLAQEVKSPAMFQPRASNASYDPTASVGSNRAVASAEYIGEMKDKIAQLRQENPALQQIPTDLVTGSGSGLDPDLSPEAAKAQIPRISQATGLSEQQLVELVEAHVQGRQLGIFGEPRVNVTALNLALTAELN, encoded by the coding sequence ATGAAGACCATACTGCCTGCCATCCGCTTGTCTGTTGTTCTTATGTTGATCTGCGGCATCGTGTATCCGCTGGTGACGACTGCTGCGGCACAGCTGCTGTTTCCAGCAGAAGCGAATGGGAGCCTGATAACCCAAAACGGGAAAGTGATCGGTTCATCCCTGCTTGCACAGGAAGTAAAATCCCCGGCCATGTTCCAACCCCGTGCATCCAACGCGAGTTATGACCCGACGGCGTCGGTAGGCTCCAATCGGGCTGTAGCTTCAGCAGAGTATATTGGTGAGATGAAAGATAAGATTGCTCAGCTTAGACAGGAAAATCCGGCACTGCAGCAGATTCCTACCGATCTGGTGACTGGTTCGGGCTCAGGTCTGGATCCTGACCTTTCGCCTGAAGCTGCAAAAGCACAAATTCCGCGAATTAGTCAGGCAACGGGTCTGAGTGAGCAGCAGCTCGTAGAACTTGTGGAAGCGCATGTTCAAGGGCGTCAGCTCGGCATATTCGGCGAGCCTCGTGTCAATGTGACTGCACTGAATCTGGCGCTGACAGCAGAGCTCAATTAG